AGCGGCATAAACTGCGACATCGAGGAGCTAACCCAAATCTGCGCCTACAAGCTAACCGTTAGCGTTAAGATAGACGGCAAAACAGGCGTCGAGATGGAGGCGCTAACAGGCGTTAGCGTCGGGCTACTAACGATCTACGATATGATAAAAGCGATAGATAAAACCATGCAGATAACAGATATCGCGCTAGAAAGCAAGAGTGGAGGCAAAAGTGGCGACTACGTGCGATCTAAATAAAGAACCAGAAATCATCTATCCAAATTTCTGGGAATACAAAATCATCGTGCTTGATAGTGAAAACGCGCAAGCTATCGTGCAGGGCGTCGTAGGCGAGAGGCAACACAAGATAACGCCGTCAAAATCGAGCAAAGAGGGCAAATACAAAGGCTACAATCTAAGCGTTTTGGTTAATTCTAACCAGGAGCGATTAGAAATTTTTTCCGCGCTAAGACGCGTTTGCAAATACGTACTATAAGGACTTTCATGCAAAATTTAGTCTTCATTCAAACCATAAAAGAGAACAAAAACGACCCGCAAATTTCCGTTTTGATCAGGGAATTTGCGCTAAGCGAGTTTAGAAAAAGCGTCAAAGGCGCAAAAAACGGCGACGAAAACGCGGCTCTAGCTGAAGAGTTTGAGCAAATTTGCGAGGCGCTAAAGGGCGAGGATCTGCTAAACCGCCAAAACGTCGCCAACCTCATCCAAAGCGCGGGCGACGCGCTCAGCGAGGCAAAAGAGCAGTATATCCACCGCCTGATCTACGAAAAAGAGCAGATCGAGCGGCAAATTTACGCGCAAAAAGACGAGATCAAAAATGACGTTCGCGCGCTGCTTGAAAATATGGAAAATTTCATAAAAAGCAGCGACCTGGCGGATAAAGATGAAATTTTAACCGCGATAGACGAAAAAATGCTCTGTGAGCTACAAATGCTGGGAATCCTAAAAGAAACCACCGAGGCGGCGTTTCTAACTGCGATCGAAAAGGGCGACGACGTAAAAGACACGGTCGAGCAAATCGCCAAAAACGTCGTGCTTAGCGCGATAAACGAGGGCGAAGCGAGCAAGGAGCGCATCCTGGAGATCGCAAGGACGGTCTGCGAGGCGGCGAGCGAGATAGCCGACGTCGATCAGGCCTTTGCCAAAGAGCTAATAAGCGGCGCGATCGGCGGCGTAAAAGAGGCGCTTGGCAAGAGGACGGAGAAGTTTATCGAGGAGATCAAATTTGCCCCGGACGGCCAGACGCTGCTTGGCGAGGCTAGAGAATTTGTAAGGCTCGAGGAGAGATTTGTAGCGATGCTGCGCGATATGGCGCGCTCAGATGAGCCGTCTGCCGCCGTGATAAACGAAATCCTAGACGAGTCCATAGATAGCTACTTCGCCAAATTTAAGCGCCTGCAAAACGACGTTTCGCGCCAAATCGAGCTTCAGCTAGAGGAGCTAAAATTTAACGAAAATATCGATAAATTCGCTAGCCTTGCGGGAGCTAAATTTGAGGAGCTAAAGCGCGAGGTCGGTCAAGCCGGCGATAAGCTTAAAGAAAATTTTAACGCCAAAGAACGCATCGAAGCGCTAAAAAAAGAGATAAACGACTTTGAAAAGCGAACCGAGGAGAAGCTAACCGAGATAAGTGCTAGCGAGATCGGCGAAAACCTCAAAGCAAAATCAAAAGAACTAGGCGAAAAGCTCTACAAAGCCGCCGAAAATCTCATAAAAACCGCTAAAGAAAAGATCGGCAAAAAAGAGGATGAGAAAAAGGACGAGTAAGCTAAGCTTGGGCGCGTATGCTTAAATTTGCGCCCGGATTTTACTTACCTGCTACAAACGGCGGCAAATTTGACGCGGTAAATTTGCGCTCAAATTTGACTCCGTCAAAACGCCGCGAAAGTCAAATTTAACCCCAAAGGATCAAAAGTGAGTATCACCTTTTTTGTTAAAAATAAAAAGAAGTTTCTAGTCGGCCTTGCGCCCGTGATGAGCGTGGAGGAGGCGCTGCGGTTGGTGCCAAATTTATCACAGTTTAACGCCGATGAAGACGACGAGGAGTTTGACGCAGATAGCTTTTATGGCGCGAAGCTTGACGAGTTTGACTGCCTCGTTGCCGGCACGGACGGGCTTAGCGGGCGCGGCTTTGAGATCGGATACGAAGACGGCGCCTACAACGTCCGCATCGGCACGCCAAGCACCCGCACGGACTGGAAAATCGCGCTAGAATATCTAAAAAACCTAGCCATAAAAATGGACGGCGAAATCGTGAGCGAGGACGGCGAGAAATTTAGCGCGCAAAA
This is a stretch of genomic DNA from Campylobacter showae CSUNSWCD. It encodes these proteins:
- a CDS encoding HP0495 family protein, yielding MATTCDLNKEPEIIYPNFWEYKIIVLDSENAQAIVQGVVGERQHKITPSKSSKEGKYKGYNLSVLVNSNQERLEIFSALRRVCKYVL
- the moaC gene encoding cyclic pyranopterin monophosphate synthase MoaC, whose amino-acid sequence is MLTHIDENNRPKMVDVSDKGVTTRIAVASGIIKMSREAFDAIKNNTGKKGPVLQTAVVGAIMGAKKTSELIPMCHPLLISGINCDIEELTQICAYKLTVSVKIDGKTGVEMEALTGVSVGLLTIYDMIKAIDKTMQITDIALESKSGGKSGDYVRSK